The DNA window TGATACGGACCTCCCAACTGGCAAATAACCCCTGCATACTTTTAATCCTTCAATGAAAGTTAATGCCACTTTTAGCACAATCTCAAGGCCTACGTACTTGCACCTTGATTGGAGAACCAAAATATCATCCTACCTTAAAATGTCCAGAGCCTATCATCTGAAGTTATTTGATTTTTGAAAGGAAATTATCttatttttatcttaattATCAATTCTCATTTAATTCTGTTATCTCCCTTCTCTTTAGGCTAGACCCAAGTAGAGTGCTCCCATTTGGAATGTCTGATAACTTCTGGGAGATGGGCGATACTGGGCCATGCGGACCTTGCAGTGAGATCCATTATGATCGCATTGGTGGGCGTGACGCTAAGGCGTTAGTAAACATGGATGACCCCACAGTGCTCGAAATCTGGAATCTTGTATTTATTCAATTCAATAGGTATGTTCTTTTGTTAATTTCTTATGAAAGTGTAATGAAAACTgaggttttgttttaattgACCTAAGAATTCCATAGCTACAGTAAATCTTTAAAAGGTAAATAAATTGTTATAACCTTAGACTAAAAATTATGTTAAAGATATTGCACACAACATATATTTGACTTTTTTGGGAgtattctttttaaaaaaataaatggactgaatttggcaaaaacgaaaacaaaataaaatggtGTATTGACACCTACAAACATACTTGACTTGAACTTCGTGATGTGTTGGCtagtagtatctgttcttgtCTATTTTATAAATACTCGGCTAGTTATATGGTAGCATGTCTATAATTGTCAACAAGTAGTAAAGGTACTTCTTACAGCTCAACCAGTAAAACCATGAACACCTAAAATATttgtggaatgtttattgtcttctgatGAATCAAATGCGAGAATTCAGACACTGAGTCTTGttgagaaatgtttctaattgactgtttgaatatcttgTGAGTGAACAAACACTCCATACATATTTCCGGTGTTCACAGTTTTCTTGGTCGCACTATAAAACCCCTCTTTTATAGGGAAAATGACGGAACCCTGAAAACTCTCCCAAGCCAGCATGTGGACACTGGGATGGGACTGGAGCGTCTGGTCTCCATCATACAGGGGAAGATGTCAAACTATGACACAGACTTGTTTACTCCATTCTTTGACAAAATTCATCAGGTAATTATAGGTGGATGAATACTTCCAAAGGGCATGTCTTTTATTGGATTAAAGAGTATACATATATGGGTACTATGGTTAGTTATTATAAGGTAATGGCATATTATACTCAAGATTATTCCAAGTAAAAACAACATTAGTGTAGAAGATAAATATAAAAAGGCCTCAATCCCACTTCCTATTACAACTAATGTTTTCTATCTGTTATATGGCCATAGTAGTATTGTTATCATCAAAAGGCAAACTTTATGAGTATTTCTTATGTGAAACTACTAACAAGGAGTAGTTTGTTAGTTCTGAAAGTCCATTCTTGTGACCAAATCTGATCACCCAATTGAAGAAATGGCTATTGAATAGTTAATGAGCTTATGAAAAGGCCAATTACTGTTTAGTAGTATAGAAACCCATGAATTAAGATTACACGTCCCCCTCAAAACCCTAATCATGTCATGCTGCTATTACACCTCAGGCAACAGGGGTGAAGCCGTATGGTGGGCAGGTTGGGCTAGCCGATCAGAATGGCATTGACATGGCATACAGAGTTGTAGCTGATCACATCAGGACACTAACAGTAGCGATGGCTGATGGGGGCAAGCCAGACAACGTAGGGCGTGGGTAGGTCACCTGATATGTTATTTCATACTATTTATCACTATAACCCAATATATGGTATAAGTGTGGTATGGTATTTAATATAGGGTCAGGCAATTCCCCATTAGTGAGGGGGTTGAGGGTACGCAGTCATAGGTAATATGGAAAAATGACTATATTGTGTGGATTTATTCCCTTGTGACTCTTGCTTCTTTGCTCTAGGTATGTTTTAAGAAGAATTTTAAGACGCTGCATCCGGTACTCCATTGAGAAGTTGAATGCTTCACCTGGTTTCACCGCATCTTTAGTATCTGTTGTTATTGACACCTTGGTATGTTTATTAAATTAATCCTACTTtttatgatttaaaaaaatagaacttACAAGATATTCTGTtccttattttgtttgatcacTTTTATTGTCTTCAGGGTGAGTTTTTCCCTGAGTTGAATAAAAGTCCCCAGCAGGTAAGTTGTTTCTCTTTCTTCTTTGTGCTGCAATGCTATATGAATGTATGCTTTAACAAAAATCAAAAGTCTGGACTGTATGTAACAGCCTGTCCTTAAATACAGGCTTCTCCATACAATACATACAGTTTGCGTGCGTTGATTTTTATATAGTGTCATTGATATGGCACCACAGGCCAGCTTAATAAAGATGTGAGTGACTATGGCACTTGCAAAAGATTTGCTGGATACGTAGTCTAGTAATCCTATGGAAAAAGAAtggtatttgaagatcctGCAATAAGAAATTACTGACTATTTAGGCAGCCAATGGGGGTCACCTTATGCACCTGGGATCCATAGATCTTTAAGTTCAAAAGCCTGCTTTTTACACATCTAAAAAGGCCAAATTTGAGCCCTGACCCCCTGACCCTTTGATTCATAGTCAGGCCTGCATAAATCtcaattgattttttttctcttttttttttttaaggtgaTGGATGTTATTCACGAAGAAGAAGTGCAATTCCTTAAGACTCTGGCAAGAGGTCGCCGACTGTTTGAAAGGACGGCCAGCAAGATAACTGATGGCACAATTCCAGGAGATGTTGCCTGGAGACTGTATGACACTTATGGTTTCCCTGTGGACTTGACAGAACTCATGGCAGAGGAAAGGGGCCTGAGGGTAGATATGGAGAAGTATGAAGAAGCTAAGAGACGTGCCCAGGTTGGTTTGAATAATGTATATCAAGCACtcctttgtttttattaacatTTGAAATAATGATGGTCTATTTGCACAATAAAATTGAATTAACCATCCATGAGTTTTAAACTTAATAAATGGTATTTGATTAGAAGTATCTCAGTTCCTTGCTTAAATAACCACTGGAAAATTAATGCTTTTCAAACAGCTACAGGAAAATGCACAAATATGCATTAAAAGAGACACCATCCTATTAGTTTTCATCCTGTTCTTAAAATCTAATAAATGCACTTCTCCTAACTCAAACAATACCGATTACTTAACAGATTATGACCACTAATCATTACATCCTTTTGTTTGCTTCTTTCCATCTGTCCATTTATCCTGCCGCCTGTCtgtattcataaaaaaattaataataacatttttacttgtttttttttttaaaccaaataCTATACTGTTCCGTGTTATTGTAGGAGATAGCTCGTGGGAAGGATTCTGCTAGTGATGACGCCATTACCTTGGATGTTCATCTGTTGGACAAACTTCAAAATGTGATGAATCTACCACCAACCATAGATCTACCCAAGTACAGCTACTCGTCAGATGCTCTAGGCAGCTATGGTAAGTAGcaattattttacttttatagTGAGTAAGAAGCTATTATCAATGTCTTGATCTCTAAGTGCATTATCTGTTTTATCTGAAATCTTTTCTTGAACTCTAATCACAAAATAGCACCCTCCCTCTACAGTACCAGCGAGGTCAttcaagaaaataatttttatgaCAACATCATTGACAAGAATGAGTGAGATTTCATTTCACACTCTTGCATAATGAACCAACACATTGCATAATGAACCAACACAAGGTTGATATTGAATGTTTTACACCTCTGGGTATTCACCGGTGTTCCAAGTCAAGTATAAGCCCTTCTTTGATTCTACCATGCTTACCAGAGGAAGCAGAGTGGTCCcaaaagtggggggggggggggggggggggagagggtggtTAAAGAAATGAGGGGGGGATACCTGGGTTTGACATGAACACAAACATTGTAATAATAGACTGTTAGATAATATATAGTTGTAGAATATCGCTTTTTATCAAGCAATCAATTTATACATGTAACGCTTGATACATTTTAAACCATGCATTCAtgtgagaaaaaaagtatcCATGCCAATGCCCCTCCCTATCCGCCGCCCCTGCCTACCCCCATGCCCCTCCCTATCCACCGCCCCTTCCTACCCGCATGCCCCTCCCTATCCACCGCCCCTTCCTACCCCCATGCCTCTCCCTATCCGCCGCCCCTGCCTACCCCCATGCCCCTCCCTATCTGCTGCCCCTgcctacgcagaccacctagtttatatacagcttgtctgtaatCGTTTTGTCATACCACTCTATTTGTGAAGTTTTCCAGCCAGTTAGTGGTACAATCAAGGCCTTACTACACGAGAAAGAATTTGTGAATGAGGTTCCTGGAGGGGAGCACTGTGGCATAATTCTCGACCAGACAAGTTTCTATGCAGAACAGGGTGGCCAAATCTATGATGAGGGATTCATGACCAAAGAGGGAGATGAGGTTAGAGATGGATAAATGAAATGGAAAGAAAGCTTAATAAATCCGGCCTTTGAACTAAATTTCAGATTGTAACATTAATATATGGGGGCCTTGCTAATGTAGAAGACATGTCACTCATTGAGTCTTTGTTTATGTCTCCTAAGTGTATTTCCAATTTTGTAGCACTTCACATGAAAATTAAGTGCATGCTAAACATTTAGCAATATCATGTGTGCTACATATCTCCCTCCCTCTTGAAACTATGTAGGGTTTAATTCGCCCTGCTATAAAAATTGCTCAATTATTGCTGAAACATGGAAgaccatatttttttagtaataCCAATTGAAAGCACATTTTGGTGCAATCAGATCCAGGTTCAACCACAGATTCGTTTCTAGTTTTatccaaaaaataaataaaaaattctccaaaaaaataaagacaaattaTTTGACAAAATTCTGAAATGACCACCTAAAAAGTGTTATATGTTACTTGGCAATTTTGATTGAGAATTTTGCAACGCAAAACGCAATTTTGATAGAATCTCTAAATGGTGGTCGTCAGAGACCCTTCAAATAATGTGTGTATTTTTCAGGATGTGGAGTTCCGTGTGATAAACGTCCAAGTCCATGGTGGTTATGTGCTTCATGTGGGTGCATTAGAGGGTGCCATCCGTGTTGGCGACACCATGAATTGTCTTATTGACGAGGTAAGTGAAGCCCTGTTTTCTTAAGCAAAACGCAAATCATGTGTTCTCTATGGGAGCAAGATGGTACAGACTGGGTGTGGAAACCTTCCCCCCCTTTTTACTGgtattataaggaaataactTATCTTAGAGTCAAATAAACCATCTAAAGTATAATCTCCTCTGCAGCCgtccttttgtttttattttcaacattctgtatttttttttgttctcgGGCATATTGTAGTGTAgcatcagttttttttaaattaggtATTTTATAATTATACCGTATGTGAAATAATAACGAAACATTATTTAATTGGGCATTTGAAATTTTCTAGAATTTATCAACTAGATCCTTTGCAGATCCTATCACAGAAAATCGTTCCTTTCTATTTATAACACTTAGAAAAAGGAAAGAGATAATTCAGTAAGATCATTGTTGCTTTGTTACacactatttttttaagatttcttAGTTGAGTTGTGTAACTGGCTAATTAACCTGTAAATACATCATGTTTAAAAGGAAAGTTTTATCTGACCCGACTTAGTCTATACGCACAGTATTCCACTGAAAGAAAAGTACTTTTGTTATTTTCCAATACAATGTCTTgattaccgtaaatgatctagtaaacgccccctatctaaagaacacCTCCTATTTAATGAAAACCTCCCCTATTcttacaagtttgtaatgaacgcccctctctaataaatgcCTCCCTCTGTGTAACGCCCTCCTATCCTCCCTTCCAGCTTACAAACAAGCGACGTAGGaattaatattaattgttaatataaatcaaatctACCTTAATCTCAGTTTGGCTTCTACTACTGCTATCGCTTGCTACACAGGCTTTAATTTAACGTGATCCTGACTTAGACAAGAACCCACctgcacttgggtttgttatatagtatatatagtTTGTAAAGTACgtccctctctaataaatgcctcctatctattgaacgcccccccccccccctcggaccatcgaaatttaataaaaaccCCTGGTGTTTATTAAATCATTTACAGTAAGAATGCTCATTATATTAATTGTCTGAATCCTCTATACAGGATCGTCGTCGCCAGTGTATGAATAACCACACAGCCACTCATATCCTGAACTTTGCTCTGCGTCGAACCCTGGGCGAGGCCGACCAGCGCGGCTCCCTAGTGGCCCCTAACAGACTTCGCTTTGATTTTACTGCCAAGGTTAGCTTTGCTATTCATAGCATATGGGGCAGGATGAGGGTCCATCTGTCTTTGGGCAGGAAAAGGATAATATGAAATACATTTTCACATTCGCACATGCTTTGTCTGACTACGTTGCAATCTTGTCGTTGTATTTTCTGCTTCCCTGCTCAACATTTCccaaaactttgttttgaaTGGAAATGATTGTTGCCATTTGTCGATTCAAACTTGGACAACTCAAATCTTACAAAGTTGCCCTTCAAAAAATGTAGAACCAACAGTGAGACACTGGGAGACGTTTGAACAGGAAACAATCATGACTTAAGCAATGCAATCATTCTTTGTATGTCTGTAAGGGAATTTCATTATAAACTATTTTTACCTGGTGTTTCGTTAACAGGGCGCCATGACACCCGAACAAGTCAAGAGCACCGAGCTGTTTTCTAAGGAGATCGTGACAAGCGACTTACCTGTCTTTGCCAAAGAGGTTGCCCTCGCTCAGGCCAAGGATGTGCAGGGCCTAAGGGCCATCTTTGACGAGGTACTAAACACGCCTTTATGTAAATAAGGGCCATCTTTGACGAGGTACTCGAAGGGCCCTTTTAAGTGTTATCTATCTTTGAGGTGCAGCCATACTTTGGACAAAGAGGTGAAAGAAAGATTTGTACATGTTTCTAAAATCTTGTTGTCTTTGCATGCCAGGGTTAGGGATAGTGTTAGTGTTGGGGATAACGAGTGTTTATTGAATTCTGTCATCTTTGCGTgtcagggttagggttagggatAAGAAGTACAGTTTGttggattcttttgtctttgcGTAccagggttagggttagggatAAGAAGTACAGTTTGttggattcttttgtctttgcGTAccagggttagggttagggatAAGAAGTACAGTTTGTTGGATTCTGTTGTCTTTGCGTACCAGGGTTGGGGATAGGGTTACTGTTGGGGATGAGTATTTATTGAATTCTGTTGCTTTTGTGCGCCAGGTTTACCCTGACCCGGTTCGAGTCGTGTCTATCGGGGCGTCATTTGATGAGCTCCAGCCAAACCCTCAAGCCGGATACAAGTACTCGATTGAGTTTTGTGGGGGAACGTAAGTACTGACTGGCATTAGGGAACTTAGGCAAATACGTTTCTGAACGACAGACGTCAACCGGAAGTTTAACGTTTTCCGtctttgtaatatttttgctCAATTCCAATGAAAGAAGACGGTTCTATTCTACCCCGTAGTCTAAAATATGAAACCTTCTAGCTTTGCGATAGCGTTAAACATAAAGATTATCTACTTCCGGTCGCCGTCTGTCGTCCAGAAACGTGTTTGCTTAAGTTCTCTATTGTAAGCGTTGACGCAGATGGTGAAACTCAGACGTGTACGCAAGAATTGTTGGGGAGTTGAAGTGACTAAACCGGCGGTCCCGgctctcttcaagctgcactacactaaaacctgaaccgaagggacgtaatagaaccactggggacgcaataaaccctctggcagtgaccaccccccgtgacagtgcttacaataCTTACTAACAATTCACTAAGCGGGTACTTGATTTGGAGCCTTGCTCTGTTGTACCTTCCGCATCAGTATAACTGGTGGAAATTGAAAAGTGGTGCGTAGTCATACGggaaaggatagtatttgcaATAAGAAATGGCCCACTTTTTGCCGCGAAGGAGGGAGGGTGCGCATCCTGGTGACCCGTCTAGGTACGCTCATGAAATCATATTGGAGCTGGCGTAATATGAGGTGAGACAGGATAACATCAACGCTCAGTCTAAGTTGGGGCTTTGCgagtctttttattttacgTGTTCGTGTCTTTATTTACGTGTTCGTGTCTATATGTTATGTGTTCGTGTCTCTATGATACGCATTCGCGTCTTGATGTTACGGGTTCGTGTCCTTATGTTACGTGTTCGTGTCTTTATGTTACGTATTGTGTCTCTATGATACGTATTCGCGTCTTGATGTTACGGGTTCGTGTTACGTATTTGTGTCTCTATGATACGTATTCGCGTCTTGATGTTACGGGTTCGTGTCCTTATTGTTACGTGTTCGTGTATTTATGTTACGTATTCGTGTCTCTATACGTATTCGCGTATTGATGTTACGGGTTCGTGTCCTTATGTTACGTGTTCGTGTCCTTATGTTACGTGTTCGTGTCTTTATGTTACGTGTTCGTGTCTTTATGTTACGTGTTCGTGTATTCAAGTTAC is part of the Nematostella vectensis chromosome 13, jaNemVect1.1, whole genome shotgun sequence genome and encodes:
- the LOC5508178 gene encoding alanine--tRNA ligase, cytoplasmic gives rise to the protein MVLRQLFSKNLSLSFYLVPQATRIHFSRGLSNMDSSLTAKDIRRKFIDFFVEKHNHTFVPSSSVIPHEDPTLLFANAGMNQYKSIFLGTVDPNSDMSKLKRAVNSQKCIRAGGKHNDLEDVGKDVYHHTFFEMLGNWSFGDFFKKGAIDFAWEFLTEVLKVPKERLYVTYFGGCDGVECDNETKDYWIGKGLDPSRVLPFGMSDNFWEMGDTGPCGPCSEIHYDRIGGRDAKALVNMDDPTVLEIWNLVFIQFNRENDGTLKTLPSQHVDTGMGLERLVSIIQGKMSNYDTDLFTPFFDKIHQATGVKPYGGQVGLADQNGIDMAYRVVADHIRTLTVAMADGGKPDNVGRGYVLRRILRRCIRYSIEKLNASPGFTASLVSVVIDTLGEFFPELNKSPQQVMDVIHEEEVQFLKTLARGRRLFERTASKITDGTIPGDVAWRLYDTYGFPVDLTELMAEERGLRVDMEKYEEAKRRAQEIARGKDSASDDAITLDVHLLDKLQNVMNLPPTIDLPKYSYSSDALGSYVFQPVSGTIKALLHEKEFVNEVPGGEHCGIILDQTSFYAEQGGQIYDEGFMTKEGDEDVEFRVINVQVHGGYVLHVGALEGAIRVGDTMNCLIDEDRRRQCMNNHTATHILNFALRRTLGEADQRGSLVAPNRLRFDFTAKGAMTPEQVKSTELFSKEIVTSDLPVFAKEVALAQAKDVQGLRAIFDEVYPDPVRVVSIGASFDELQPNPQAGYKYSIEFCGGTHLQRSSHMETFVLVSEEAISKGIRRIVALTGPEGLKAEKHCEALEARVEKIRKEVEAESKNLRVKEAGQEITRLIEDINAAVISAWKKEEMRQTLKKVKKIVDNASKAMQAALMTSAADKAKAMIAAEPDRTVVVELFDAGSNQKVLDAAMKQFKNLSPTTAVLLLSVDQENKKIICLSQVPKDVTKKGLKADEWTGAIADILGGKSGGKEMSAQASGPNVGSIDKALSEAKQFANMKLQN